A single region of the Colletotrichum destructivum chromosome 12, complete sequence genome encodes:
- a CDS encoding Putative Cyclin-like superfamily — protein sequence MARLSTLGGSTSGLTASAFLPQSRIVDSHWACRTPVHRSAIVSCQSWLQSGVHAAVDHHQAAVSAPITNIPAGVERFEQFCRRPLPPRSIHSVVERFLARILPFNADIWNFPSGLEAFLRHLLSWADISGAVFCGSLIYLERAAHRGQQTPVTEMGRRLRVLAAIILARKYLGDDTYETRFWIGLTARMCSSYFTDDDIHDAETTLLEDLIWDLRTHRHEMYVMSTLVRHPDTICVRPQGALTSAKDRFSVLACPNHAL from the exons ATGGCCCGTTTAAGTACTTTGGGGGGATCTACTTCTGGCTTAACGGCTAGC GCCTTTCTCCCTCAATCGCGAATCGTTGACAGCCACTGGGCATGCAGAACGCCAGTGCATCGTTCCGCGATAGTTTCTTGCCAATCATGGCTGCAGTCTGGTGTTCACGCCGCCGTTGACCATCACCAAGCAGCTGTATCCGCCCCCATCACGAACATACCAGCGGGCGTCGAGCGGTTCGAACAATTCTgccgtcgccctcttcccccaCGTAGTATTCATAGCGTCGTCGAGCGCTTCCTCGCAAGGATTCTGCCCTTCAACGCTGATATATGGAACTTCCCCTCAGGTTTGGAAGCCTTTCTGCGCCATCTGCTGTCATGGGCCGACATAAGCGGAGCTGTATTCTGCGGTAGTCTGATCTACCTAGAGCGGGCTGCACACCGCGGACAACAGACTCCGGTGACTGAGATGGGCCGGCGTCTCCGGGTCTTGGCGGCAATCATCCTTGCTCGGAAATATCTTGGAGACGACACATACGAAACGCGGTTCTGGATCGGCCTGACGGCCAGGATGTGTTCGTCTTATTTCACAGACGACGACATTCATGACGCTGAAACGACACTTTTGGAAGATCTCATTTGGGATCTGAGAACACACCGTCATGAAATGTACGTAATGAGTACGCTGGTCCGCCATCCGGACACTATCTGTGTTAGACCACAGGGCGCTCTGACGTCAGCCAAAGACCGTTTTTCAGTGTTGGCATGCCCGAACCACGCGTTATAA
- a CDS encoding Putative berberine/berberine, FAD-binding domain, PCMH-type, FAD-binding, type PCMH, subdomain 2 — protein MSPRIINLYTFPCVIHSLPLLIVSQSLPIYYTLLTRSMQLLATSAMVFLSMGGLAVGELCKCSPTDACWPSAAEWAAFNATITGNLIRTVPPGSVCYPDEPNYDPEACDAVISGWSSSIFHSSDPASVSTAWSNSSCVPVYPNGTSVDGVPGAGDRGCSLGALPSYVVNATGPEEVQGALRFAREKSLRVVIKNTGHNGSGRNLGFGSLSIWTHNMKQTQFHERFQPVSCSANTTWKGSQMAITIGAGIQDGEIFDFAEKNNVVVVGGTNKDVGVVGWATGGGHGFMTGEYGMGADNVLEAAIVTPSGNFITANACQNEDIFWAIRGGGAGTFGVIVNMTMKAYPVPKMTLLGLDVAANNGTSSKAWWRFVAQLHGLLPAIQEGGVKGYYTISGPSAGQTITFGSSLFLWNAANGTAERVLAPVKALLAASNGTVTGSIQTIPVASFHDLLMMLPVTESGARATTITAARLITRRVVTEQQDLLAEVLEEVGTRVFAPTNGLPNLSMSGTMTIGHESVDNALNPAWRDSVVHLITQQTWDGSLPAADVSRIVNDMTYNKLNALRRLDPGSGTYLNEANTFEPGWQWSFFGPNYGRLRSVKEKYDPEALLWCPQCVGGEDWVQREDGRLCEAYKPFGAR, from the exons TCTCCTACAGACGCCTGCTGGCCCTCCGCGGCGGAGTGGGCGGCCTTCAACGCTACCATCACTGGTAACCTGATCCGCACCGTCCCGCCGGGCTCCGTCTGCTACCCCGACGAGCCCAACTACGACCCGGAGGCCTgcgacgccgtcatctccGGCTGGTCTTCGTCCATCTTCCACTCCTCTGACCCGGCGAGCGTGTCGACCGCCTGGTCTAACAGCAGCTGCGTCCCCGTCTACCCCAACGGGACCagtgtcgacggcgtcccgGGCGCAGGAGACAGAGGCTGCTCCCTCGGCGCGCTGCCATCCTACGTCGTCAACGCAACGGGGCCCGAAGAGGTCCAGGGCGCGCTCCGGTTCGCCAGGGAGAAGAGCTTACGCGTCGTCATCAAGAACACGGGACACAACGGCTCGGGAAG AAACCTAGGATTCGGAAGTCTATC CATCTGGACGCACAACATGAAGCAGACCCAGTTCCACGAGAGATTCCAACCCGTCTCCTGCTCCGCCAACACCACATGGAAGGGCAGCCAGATGGCCATCACTATCGGCGCGGGCATCCAAGACGGCGAGATCTTTGACTTCGCCGAGAAGaacaacgtcgtcgtcgtgggcgGGACAAACAAG gacgttggcgtcgtcgggtGGGCCACCGGCGGAGGCCACGGCTTCATGACGGGCGAGTACGGCATGGGCGCAGACaacgtcctcgaggccgccatcgtcaccccGTCCGGCAATttcatcaccgccaacgCCTGCCAAAACGAGGATATCTTCTGGGCcatccgcggcggcggcgccggcacctttggcgtcatcgtcaacaTGACCATGAAGGCGTACCCCGTGCCGAAGATGACgctgctgggcctcgacgtcgccgcgaACAACGGCACGTCCTCCAAGGCGTGGTGGCGGTTCGTCGCCCAGCTGCATGGTCTGCTGCCTGCGATCCAGGAGGGAGGTGTCAAGGGCTACTACACCATCAGCGGCCCATCAGCCGGCCAGACCATCACCTTCGGCTCCTCACTGTTCCTGTGGAATGCGGCCAACGGGACGGCCGAGAGGGTGCTTGCCCCCGTCAAGGCGCTCCTCGCGGCGAGCAACGGCACGGTGACCGGTTCCATCCAGACGATCCCCGTCGCATCGTTTCACGACCTCCTCATGATGCTGCCCGTTACCGAAAGCGGCGCGAGAGCGACTACCATCACCGCCGCTCGTCTAATTACCCGCCGAGTCGTCACCGAGCAGCAagatctcttggccgaggttctcgaggaggtcggcaCGCGGGTCTTTGCCCCGACC AACGGACTGCCGAACCTTTCCATGAGCGGCACCATGACCATCGGCCACGAGTCCGTCGACAACGCCCTGAACCCCGCCTGGCGCGACTCGGTCGTCCACCTCATCACGCAACAGACCTGGGACGGCTCGCTCCCGGCGGCCGACGTGTCGCGCATCGTGAACGACATGACGTACAACAAGCTCAACGCCCTCCGGAGGTTGGACCCGGGCTCGGGAACGTACTTGAACGAG GCCAACACCTTCGAGCCCGGCTGGCAGTGGTCCTTTTTCGGGCCCAACTACGGCCGTCTCCGCAGCGTCAAGGAAAAGTATGACCCGGAGGCCCTGCTCTGGTGCCCGCAgtgcgtcggcggcgaggactgGGTCCAGCGCGAGGACGGCCGGCTTTGCGAGGCCTACAAGCCGTTCGGCGCTCGTTGA